The following are encoded in a window of Narcine bancroftii isolate sNarBan1 chromosome 2, sNarBan1.hap1, whole genome shotgun sequence genomic DNA:
- the LOC138754918 gene encoding programmed cell death 1 ligand 1-like isoform X3 translates to MFKRMASCCLLLALSFALMLDRSHSVSCKKNKDRVMAKEGSHAFLPCIFTYREKIDILLIWQIENKSPVVKANSTEKKIWDQFHGRVRLIPEWYQIGNGTLWISNSKISDSGNYTCAVRGDGLAEFCASVELLVKSAGTFQLPRPSCIWIPLLLLSWTGLFP, encoded by the exons GATGGCTTCTTGTTGCCTGCTTTTGGCCCTCAGCTTTGCCTTGATGCTCGACAGATCACACTCTG TTTCCTGTAAGAAAAACAAAGACCGCGTGATGGCCAAGGAGGGGAGCCATGCTTTTTTGCCCTGCATCTTCACCTATCGCGAGAAGATAGACATACTTTTAATCTGGCAGATTGAGAACAAGAGCCCTGTTGTGAAAGCTAACTCGACGGAGAAGAAGATCTGGGACCAGTTCCACGGACGAGTGCGCCTTATTCCAGAATGGTACCAGATTGGGAACGGCACATTGTGGATCTCCAATTCAAAGATCTCGGATTCTGGAAACTATACTTGCGCCGTGAGAGGGGATGGGCTTGCAGAATTCTGTGCCAGTGTGGAGCTCCTGGTGAAATCAG CTGGCACTTTCCAACTCCCTCGACCGTCCTGCATCTGGATTCCCCTGCTGTTGCTGTCCTGGACCGGCCTGTTCCCCTGA
- the LOC138754918 gene encoding coxsackievirus and adenovirus receptor homolog isoform X2, with translation MASCCLLLALSFALMLDRSHSVSCKKNKDRVMAKEGSHAFLPCIFTYREKIDILLIWQIENKSPVVKANSTEKKIWDQFHGRVRLIPEWYQIGNGTLWISNSKISDSGNYTCAVRGDGLAEFCASVELLVKSDQRACDVERAVELLECVWDPMRDTAAGLGGAKARYAQRVRDPQSPREGLGHQ, from the exons ATGGCTTCTTGTTGCCTGCTTTTGGCCCTCAGCTTTGCCTTGATGCTCGACAGATCACACTCTG TTTCCTGTAAGAAAAACAAAGACCGCGTGATGGCCAAGGAGGGGAGCCATGCTTTTTTGCCCTGCATCTTCACCTATCGCGAGAAGATAGACATACTTTTAATCTGGCAGATTGAGAACAAGAGCCCTGTTGTGAAAGCTAACTCGACGGAGAAGAAGATCTGGGACCAGTTCCACGGACGAGTGCGCCTTATTCCAGAATGGTACCAGATTGGGAACGGCACATTGTGGATCTCCAATTCAAAGATCTCGGATTCTGGAAACTATACTTGCGCCGTGAGAGGGGATGGGCTTGCAGAATTCTGTGCCAGTGTGGAGCTCCTGGTGAAATCAG ATCAGCGCGCTTGTGATGTCGAGCGTGCTGTAGAATTGCTGGAGTGCGTGTGGGACCCGATGCGTGACACTGCTGCGGGACTCGGCGGCGCGAAGGCCCGGTATGCGCAGCGCGTCCGGGATCCGCAATCTCCTCGAGAGGGTTTGGGTCATCAGTGA
- the LOC138754918 gene encoding coxsackievirus and adenovirus receptor homolog isoform X1 translates to MFKRMASCCLLLALSFALMLDRSHSVSCKKNKDRVMAKEGSHAFLPCIFTYREKIDILLIWQIENKSPVVKANSTEKKIWDQFHGRVRLIPEWYQIGNGTLWISNSKISDSGNYTCAVRGDGLAEFCASVELLVKSDQRACDVERAVELLECVWDPMRDTAAGLGGAKARYAQRVRDPQSPREGLGHQ, encoded by the exons GATGGCTTCTTGTTGCCTGCTTTTGGCCCTCAGCTTTGCCTTGATGCTCGACAGATCACACTCTG TTTCCTGTAAGAAAAACAAAGACCGCGTGATGGCCAAGGAGGGGAGCCATGCTTTTTTGCCCTGCATCTTCACCTATCGCGAGAAGATAGACATACTTTTAATCTGGCAGATTGAGAACAAGAGCCCTGTTGTGAAAGCTAACTCGACGGAGAAGAAGATCTGGGACCAGTTCCACGGACGAGTGCGCCTTATTCCAGAATGGTACCAGATTGGGAACGGCACATTGTGGATCTCCAATTCAAAGATCTCGGATTCTGGAAACTATACTTGCGCCGTGAGAGGGGATGGGCTTGCAGAATTCTGTGCCAGTGTGGAGCTCCTGGTGAAATCAG ATCAGCGCGCTTGTGATGTCGAGCGTGCTGTAGAATTGCTGGAGTGCGTGTGGGACCCGATGCGTGACACTGCTGCGGGACTCGGCGGCGCGAAGGCCCGGTATGCGCAGCGCGTCCGGGATCCGCAATCTCCTCGAGAGGGTTTGGGTCATCAGTGA